A part of Hemicordylus capensis ecotype Gifberg chromosome 16, rHemCap1.1.pri, whole genome shotgun sequence genomic DNA contains:
- the LOC128338566 gene encoding somatostatin-1B-like, whose protein sequence is MQLVARLTAALLLIWSIRASALPREDKFSGLSSLEQTKARKGLVLKMLADLLDGVDMGHDATASSESDDSMESRLEEEHSVLGRLSQITQRDRKAPCRNFFWKTFSAC, encoded by the exons ATGCAGCTGGTGGCGAGGCTCACAGCGGCGCTGCTGTTGATCTGGAGCATCAGAGCATCTGCGCTGCCCAGAGAGGACAAGTTCTCAGGACTGAGCAGCCTG GAGCAAACCAAAGCCCGGAAAGGCCTCGTCCTGAAAATGCTGGCAGATCTCCTGGACGGGGTGGACATGGGCCACGACGCCACGGCATCCTCCGAATCGGACGATTCGATGGAGAGCAGGCTGGAGGAAGAGCACTCCGTGCTGGGACGGCTGTCCCAGATCACTCAGCGAGACCGGAAAGCCCCCTGTAggaatttcttctggaaaacctTCAGTGCTTGCTAA